Proteins from a genomic interval of Pseudoalteromonas sp. MEBiC 03607:
- a CDS encoding PepSY-associated TM helix domain-containing protein — MNAKSWFNLHSWAGLFVGVLLFVTCVSGTLATLSHELEYLTDAKYRALSSSASTNYQAIENTLNKHYPQGQLLYIQRHKQDYLATEAALKVGDSFRFVYLDAATGRLLGEGEWARISRFLRNWHMNLSMGWTGKLIVTSLSMLLVILLVSSFYVYRRWWQGFMKKPAALSLDKRSSWADWHKLLGLWSLWFIAVMAITGVWYLVEHGLQTAKVSHTVSAPQAVSEFKKQSPRKDISPISLTAAYEAAQQAFPSLDIRYIRYPNKADQPIEVRGYNDDILLRLRANRVYLKPSSGELLGIQIGEQLPIVARISDTADPLHFGNFAGVGTKLIWGLFGALMSFISAAGIYMSWLRVKRKTTAVKWLGVSGGIAIGLVVASLLTTSLSFTERSVPNQVYSPILG; from the coding sequence GTGAACGCTAAAAGTTGGTTTAATTTACATTCCTGGGCAGGACTCTTTGTTGGAGTCCTGCTTTTTGTTACCTGCGTATCGGGGACACTCGCTACGTTAAGTCATGAACTCGAATACTTAACAGACGCTAAGTATCGTGCTTTATCTTCTTCAGCCTCGACTAACTATCAGGCTATCGAAAACACCCTAAATAAGCATTATCCACAGGGTCAATTACTTTATATCCAACGTCATAAACAAGATTACCTTGCCACTGAAGCGGCTCTTAAAGTCGGTGATTCATTCCGTTTTGTTTATTTAGATGCTGCAACGGGCCGCTTACTTGGTGAAGGAGAGTGGGCGCGGATATCGCGGTTTTTACGTAACTGGCATATGAATTTGTCGATGGGCTGGACGGGTAAATTAATCGTTACCAGTTTGAGTATGTTACTCGTTATTTTATTGGTTTCGAGTTTTTATGTGTATCGGCGCTGGTGGCAAGGTTTTATGAAAAAGCCTGCTGCGCTTAGTCTTGATAAACGCAGTAGTTGGGCTGATTGGCACAAACTGTTAGGGCTTTGGAGTTTATGGTTTATCGCAGTGATGGCCATTACAGGTGTTTGGTATCTGGTAGAGCATGGGCTGCAAACAGCTAAAGTGTCGCATACTGTTTCTGCGCCACAAGCGGTAAGTGAGTTTAAAAAACAAAGCCCTCGTAAAGATATATCGCCAATTAGCTTAACTGCAGCTTATGAAGCCGCTCAACAGGCGTTTCCGAGCCTTGATATTCGCTATATTCGTTATCCAAATAAAGCGGATCAGCCTATTGAAGTGCGTGGTTATAACGATGATATTTTACTGCGTCTGCGTGCTAACCGTGTTTATTTAAAACCAAGCTCGGGTGAGTTACTAGGTATACAAATAGGCGAACAATTACCTATTGTAGCCCGAATTTCAGATACCGCTGATCCGCTGCACTTTGGTAACTTTGCAGGAGTTGGTACTAAACTTATTTGGGGGTTATTTGGTGCATTGATGAGCTTTATAAGTGCTGCTGGCATTTATATGAGTTGGCTTAGGGTTAAGCGTAAAACAACAGCTGTAAAGTGGCTTGGAGTATCTGGAGGGATTGCAATTGGTTTGGTGGTTGCTTCGCTACTAACAACAAGTTTGAGCTTTACTGAGCGCAGTGTGCCTAATCAGGTATATTCTCCTATCCTCGGTTAA